From the genome of Halobacteriovorax marinus SJ:
TTCCAGGCTTCACAAAGAATTGCATCTCCATTTGCTCAAACTCTCTCGTTCTAAAAATAAAATTCCCTGGAGTAATTTCATTTCTAAATGCCTTACCAATCTGAGCAATTCCAAATGGAAGTTTCTTTCTCATTGTCTGCTGAACATTTAAAAAGTTTACAAAAATTCCCTGTGCAGTTTCTGGTCTTAAATAAACTGTTGAAGATGAATCTGTAACAGCTCCCATCTGAGTATTAAACATTAAGTTAAAGTCTCTTGGCTCAGTAAAGTCAGTTGCACCACATTTAGCACATGGTTTAGAAGTATCAATTTGATCTTCTCTATATCTCTCTTTACAACTCTTACAATCAACCATTGGATCGCTAAAACCATCCACGTGTCCAGAAGCTTTCCAAACCATTGGATGCATGAAGATAGAAGCATCAATTCCCACAACATCTTCTCTAAATGTCATGGCCTTCCACCAACTTTCTTTTACATTATTTTTTAATTGAATGCCGTAAGGAGCATAATCCCAGCATGAGCCTAGGCCACCATAAATTTCTGATGATTGAAAAATAAACCCTCGTCTCTTACACAGACTAACGAGATCGCTCATAGATTTTAAATTACTTTCTGACACTGAGTTAACTCCTACAAAATCTTTATTAAATTCTGCTCATTTTACCGAAGTTTTTCAGGGCTGTCTAAGCATCAAAGCCGATTTTTAAATGCTTTCTAGCTTTGACTCAGATCGTAAAGTTTAGCGTATTCCCCACCCTTAGAGATCAATTGTTCATGACTACCATGCTCAACTAAATGACCTTCATGAAGAACGTAAATTCGGTCAAAGTTTTGAATAGTCGACAATCTATGGGCCACTGCAACAACTGTCTTATTTCCACCAATTGAATCTAGAGCCTTTTGAACTAATTTTTCAGACTCATTGTCTAGTGCAGATGTCGCCTCATCAAAGAGAAGAATCTCGGCATCTTGCAAGAAGGCCCTAGCAATTGTAATTCTCTGTTGCTGACCTCCTGAGAGTCGAGCACCCCTATCCCCAACAACTGTCTCAGTGAGCTCGGGAAGCTTTTCAACGAATTCATTAGCGTAGGCAACTTCAAGGGCCTTATTAACTTGCTCCTGTGTGAAGTCTGAACCAACTAAAAGGTTTTCTTTAATAGTGTCATTGAATAGAAAGATATCCTGACTAACTAGGCCAAAGAGATCTCTTAAAGACTTGAGTTTAATATCATTTAGATCAATTCCATCAATACTTATACCACCGCGGGCAATTGGATAGAGACCTAGTAAGAGATTAATTAACGTAGATTTTCCAGATCCAGAAAGACCGACGAGTGCTATTTTTTCACCTTTATTAATTTCTAAATTCAAATTCTTTATGACATCACCTTCCCCATAAGAGAATGTAAGATCATTAACAATAATTTTTTCAGAAAAAGAATTTATTGCCACTTCTCCACTATCTGGTTCATCTGGTGTTTCTAATAGTTCAAAAATTCTATCCGATGCAGCCTTGGCCTGAGATAATTTAACATTTGCCTGAGAAAATTTTCTAAGTGGATCCATAAAGAGTGCTAGCGCTGTCGCAAAGGAAATAAAGTCACCAATCGTTGTACCATTCTTTAATCTGTAGTGAGCAAAAACAATAAGTCCCGCAAATGCAAAAGTTCCAACGATCTCAACTAGTGGATGGGCAAATTCCTCAATGAAAGTTGTTCTCATTTGAGCAGAGAAGAATCTCTCTTGCGCTTTTTTAAATCTTGAATTTACAAATTCTTGAAGATTGAAAGCTTTCGTTATTTTCTGAGCATGAATTCCCTCTGCGATATTGTGAGTCAGTTGGGCCTGCTCTTCTTGAACACTTCCTTGATTTGCTCTTACTTTCTTTCCACTCTTAGAGAAAATAACTGCGAGAAAAGGAGCAATAACAAAGATCACCAGGGTGAGTTGCCAATCACTCCAAAACGCCATACCAAGATAAACAACGGCCTTAAGTGATTCACGAATAACGTCAAGAGCTGCCTTGAATCCGTAAGAGAAAACTTGTGTATCATTTAGAATACTCGAGATTAGCTCACCTTGCTTCTTTTTTGCAAAGTATGAAACAGGAAGCTTCTGTAACTTTTGAAAGATCTCTTCCCTTACTTTTAGAGTTGCCCTATCAGACACGTAACGCAACCAGTAAAAATGAAAGAAACGACTTGGAAAGTGCATGAGCCCAACGGCCACTAAGAGTCCGGCCAAGAACATAACATCTTCAACAGAAGAGTAACCTTTTAGGCCAGTGTCAAATATTGGCTTAACTAGCCTTACTTGAGCCCCACCTAGACCAGCAATTAGGAAGGAGAGGATAAAAGCACCAAATACTTTTGTTTTATAGGGAATAATATATGGAAAAAGTTTATTCTTTACTAAGTCTTTCATTCCCAGAGAATAGCAAATAAATACTCAATTAGTACATCTTAATCACGAATAAAAGCTGAGCGATTAATAAGCTGATTTCCTTCTGAGCTCTCAATAATTTCGGCTTCACCATTTTTAGAAATCTTAATATGGAAAACTTCCTCATCGAATTGATATAGTTCAATTCTATCTGCACCAATTGCATAGGTGTAGAGCTTATCTACTTTTTCCGAAGCCTTCACTCTCTTAGCTAGATTCTCTAACATCACTTTCGATTCAGCAGAATTGGCCTTAATTGAATTTAGGTTATGGCCAAATACAACCCCACTTTCAATTTTAACTGGCTTATCTCCAATCTTGCTAAGTAAATCTTTTAAATCTTTACTTCTTCTCTTCTCATCTTGCTCAGTTTTCTTCTCTTCTAACTTCTCAGAGTTGTTAATTGCTTCTTCGATTAATTCATTGTTAACAATACTTGGAACAGAGTCATTATTTGACTCACTAGCAACTGGTGAACTGCTCTCATATGAAGAATTATCACTACTAGAATTATTTGAAGAAACGCTTGATGGAGCAGAACTTAGAGAACCTGATGAAGAAGCACTCGAACTCACTGGAGCTAAGGCTTCATCTTCAACTCCTCTTCTAGAGGAAGTAGCTTCATTATCCGCTCTAGCAATCTGTCTCTCGGCAGTAGGAGCTGCTTCTCTTGGAGTAATTTCAGAAGATGTAGTAGTACCTGCACCACTTTCAATGGCCTCTCTTTGTTTTGTTAAATTTGAAAGTTCCGAGCCGAGTGCATTAAGTTGATTTCTTCGACCAATATTTCTTAATTCCTCAGTAGCTGAAACTTTATCTTTTGCTTCGTAAGATGAGCTATTTTCTCTAGTAGCTCTATCCATATAATCATAGGCCTTATCAACTTGCGCCCTTCTATTATTAAAGATTTCTTCTGCTTGATCTCTAGATAAATCTTTATTTGAATTCTGAATTTCTGAAACAATATTATCCTTGTTTTCATCAGAGTACATTTCTTTTACGTTCTGTGCCTGAGTCATCGCCTGATTAGAAAAAGGGTTACTACTATCTACACCTAGAACGTTCTTTGCAGAAACTAAACTATTATCAAACTTCTCTCTTTGACCATTAGCTAGCGCTTGAATTCTTTCAGCTTCTCTCTCGGCTTGCTCATTTGACATGATAACGCCTTTTGCTGCTAAGTGAGTCGCTAACGATGCAGCAACTGCGCCTTTACTAACTTTAAACTCACTCTTCTTCTCTTCTGTTTCGCTATGATGTTGCTCTTGAGCTTTTCTCTGTTCTTCTTTTCTCTTTTGTTCAGCAACCTTTCTCTGCTCTTCTCTTCTTCTCTCTTCAGTCTGTCTTCTTGCTTCATCTCTAGAAGCGCGCTGATTTTGAGTACTATTATTTTGAGCTTGTTGATGTTGATTTTGCCCAGGGTGCTGATTAGAGTTTTGATGATGACTTCCCTCTTGACTTGGAACTCTCTGTCTATCTGAATACTTTTCATCAGTTGAATATCTTCCTGTACGATTTTCAGATCCATGTGTAGAGCTTCCACTTGTTGCACTAGAGGCGTGGCTTCCAACAGAATTACCACCTGAAGATCCTCCAATTGCCTGAGAAGAACCTGAGGCTCTCTCCCCTCTTCGAACAAGGGAAGTTGCCTTTGCATTATGTCCAGAGAGCCTACTCTTTTCGTGGGTTCTCTCACTTAGTACTTGTTGCGCTCTTTCAGAGTGTCTCGCTCTTTGTGCGACACGAACGAGCTTATCTGCATCGGCCTTAACTGCCCCACTTCCAACTTTAGAAACTGCTTTCGCTCCAGCAAGAACACCCTTCTCAGCAATTTTCTCACTAATTCTTCCAGGTATATTTCCTTTCGCTATTACTTCTGAAGCAACCATCACAACTTTATTTTCTGTAACAACTTTTGCGATTGAGTCCATCTTATCTTTAATTCGAAGTGCTTGTTCAGAACTCACTGAGTATATTTTCTTCGCAATCTCAGTAGACTTACTCAATCCTGTACCAACTACAGCAGCAGTCTTTGCCATAATTTCACTGGCCTTTGTCGTCTTGGTAGCTTTAGAAGATTTTGCAAAAGACGGAGCAACAGTCTTTACTTTAGAGGATACTTTAGTGGCCACCACCGCTAGAGTCTTGGCTCCGGCCCTTGCCGTTAAGCTGGCAGCAGTTCCCACGCCCGCAGTTAAAAAAGCGACACCAACCTCACTTGATATCGCACCAATAGCAACACAAGTAGCATTGATTTTATCATCACAGTCAATACAATCGTAATTTTCAAGAGGCTGTAAACATTTTGAAAACTGAGGTTTCCCTTCCCACTTTGCGCAGAAAACAGAAGTTCTAACCCAATCATCTACACCTTTTTTAATATTATCAATTAAGTTTGAGAACCACTTACCAGGGTTATCCCAAAAGTCTTCTACATCTTTTTTACTCTGAATGGCCTTTGCATGTAGCTTGTCTGCTTCGTCATCAAACCACCCACCAATATCAAAGAGAGACTTTGTACCTTTAGAAACTAAGTCCCAAACACTTGAAGCACTAGACCATAGATTGGCCGCAAAAGCGTAGACAAAATCTTTTACACAATTCGATCTACCGTCAGCGATACACTCACTATCATAGTTTTTTTCTTGAACTGTATTTCGAACATATTTTTGAATAGGATTTCTAATAACTCGAGGGAGCATTCCCGCGCCGTCTTTAATGGCCCTTAACTTATTACATTCCCATGCTTGTCCACAATTTTTCTCAAACTCTTTTTTCTCACTTTCATTACAGGTAACTTCATCAGTAGCTTCTTGTATTTCAGCTATAAATGGAATGACTTTTGGCTTATCCCTGTTTTCTACACAATCCTGAAATTGTCTATAGACATCAGGATTACTTGTCATTAGTTCTTCTCTTTCTTTGAACTCTAATTGTAGGTACTCCATAGTGTCTCTACACGAAAAGAATTCATCACTAACATAAACATCTTCTCTAAGTTCATCATTTTGATCGATACAATACTTTTCAAACCTATCTAATGTTTCGACAAAAGGATCAATTTCTCCATCTGCGTAGACGGATAAAGTGAGCGAGGTTAATATTATTAAGAGAATATTTTTCATTTACACCATTCGAGTTTTTTTCTTTATAAACAAATGAAATTAAAGGACTTTCCTTGCTAATTCATCGAGAAAAAATTAAGAATTCTTTAATTATTTTAAAAGAAAATCCGAAGTATAATGTGAAAAAAAGAGGAAAAAAATATTTTGAAAAACCTAAGAAAATTCAACATTAAATTAGAGAACGGTAAGTATAAGAATATACTTCTAATCTTAATTTTTTCCTTAACTTTTCAAGTTGCTAGCGCTACAGAAAAAGACTTTACACTTGGTAAAAATAAAATAAATTTACATTACCCAAAAGGTTGGCAGCACGCTTTTAACTTCCTAAATACACCTTTGACTCTCTTTGGACCGGTTCTAAATGGAAGAAGAGCAGTCGTTTCAATTAACAACACCAATATAAAAGATTTTTCATTTAATAAGAAAGATCTTCAAGACAATGAAGACAACTACAAAAATGGAAGACTTAAGTGGTTAAAGAAAAATAAAGGGAAAGTTGTTCGTTTTACGGGCTATAGAATTTCAAAGTGGAAGAATATCCCAGAAATTCATTCTATTGGTTACTCATATACAATTAAAAATGACCTCTTTTTAGAAAAGTCATATTTCTTTAATTGTAATAATGAACTCTTTAATATCTCAACACTCATGACATGGGAGCAAAATAAATCTCATGGAAAAGAAGTTAAGAAGATACTCTCATCATTTAAATGTTTAAAATAATAAACTCAGCGTTTTAAAATCATTGCGTGACATTTGAACTTGAAAACATAAGTAGTCCAATAATCTATTTGAATAGGATAGTGGAATCTCTTTAGTCTCTTGTAGCTCACTATATTTCTTCAAGGCCACTTGGCAGAGAAAATTCCACATTATCTTCCCCTCTTCAGCGCTAAAGCGTCCATCTCTCATATCTTGATTTAAGCAAGTTGTATCAGCAAATCCACCGTGCTCATCTATAAGAGTTAATTGTGATAACTCATGTAGAGAAACTCCACTTAAGACACAGTTATTTCTCTCTGGGAACACTCCCTGCTCGATCAATGTTTTTGATACAAAGTGAAAAAGATCAGCTGAGAACTGGTCTCTCTCTAAAGTATTTTTTTCAAGATAAAAAATTGCATTACTTAGAACTTTAAACATTGAATCTTTATCAACTAAATCTTGATAGTGGCCCTCATGTAAATCTGCATCGACAACCAGCTTGTCGGAAATTTCTAGAAAAGCACATAATAAATAGAACGCTTTGTGATTTTCTCTAATACTTTTATGATGCCAAGAAGGAGACCATTCCTTCACAGAGAAAATACTTACTCCAGGCTTGGCCCTAGTAAGTTCTACTTTCACAAGATGACCTAATTCTAAGAAAGAACTCTTCTTCTTATTTCCTCCACCTTGTCCTCCGTAGAAAATGGCGGATATCTTCTCACCACTTCGAAGAAGAACACGACACACTAAGTGTCTATCTTTATAAGGAGTCTTTGAGAGGATGATGCCCTCTACCTTTGTCATCATAGTAAAAACCTAAACCTAATGAAGTCTCGAATTAAAAGTATCAAAGTTTGATATAAATATCTAATATCTCGCCAATCTTTTTTCTCCATTTCGTAGACATGGTAACACGATCCATCGCGTCCGCCTCGTCCAACCATCTGTATCCAAAAGTCTTTATTCTCTATTTCATAGCTTAGAAAAACCTTGGAGATAATTGGAAGATTCACTCCGTGGCTTAGGGCCGAAGTTGAGAAAATACACCTTGGCCTTGGATTGCTTTCAAGATTATTTAAAAACGATTCAACCTCTCCACCTACACATCCAATTGCAGAAATCTTATGTCTAAAACAAAACTCTAACCACATATCGACTTCTGTTCTAAACCTACAAAAGTAAAGAATTGTTCCTTTTTCTTGCTTCTTAAGAATATTTATAAAATTTCTTTGAAATACCATTTTCCCGGCGAGATTATAATTTGTAATCACTGATGGATGATTAAATAATCTTTGATTGCCAAGATTAATAAGAAATCTCTCCTCTACACCAAGAGAGAAGTCCTCACTCCAAGACTTTAAAATCTCCTCGTCCATTGTAGCAGTTAGCCCCAGAATACTTCCCTGATTATTTGAGACTTCCATTGCTCTCTCCCAAAGCAGTGGTCTAAAGCTTTGACCCCAATAATAGAAGAGATGAAATTCATCAAAAATAAAGAGAGTCTTCTCCTTAGAAAATCTTTCTATAAGATCACTTCCTAGTCTCTCAGCGGTACAAACTAATAAGCCCTTCTTCTTGGTCGAAAATTTTTTTAGCTTTTCTTCTAATCCTTCTCTATCACTTAAAGACAGAACATTTCTTAAATGCGTTGCTCGATTCACGAATTCCTCCGCTAGGGCCCTTAACGGAGAGACAAATATAATTCTTCCATTAAATTTCTCATAGAGATCTAGCACTAGAGTTGTCTTCCCCCAACCAGGAGGAGCTAGCATTAGCGTGAAGGAGCTTTTTATACTTATAATTGGAAGAATATTGATAGATCGGTCCATATATTATACTTTGCAAATAGGATTAAAGATAAATCCACAAAGTCACCGAAATTATTGACACAAGTTGAGCTATGAACAGTATTTGCTTTTTCAAAGAAGAATTAATTAATCAAGACAGCATCAGCTTTTCTGATGAAAAAAGACTGGGCCATCTACACACCCATCTAGATTCAAAAGAGGGTGACCTCATCACTATTACCATTATTGGTCAGGGAATTTATAAAGCAGAAATTATAAAGTTAAATAACCTCACTTGCGAAATTAAAGTTAAAGAGCAACTCAAATCTCTTTCACAGTGGTTTCATCTCTTAGTCGGATTGAGCAGGCCACAAACAATTAAGAAAGTGCTCGAGCACTCTACAACTCTTGGAGCGAAATCAATTCACCTCTTCAAGGCCCTACTCTCAGAGAAGAGCTATTCCCAGTCCTCCATTTACAGAGACGAAAACTATAAGAGCTACCTCATAGACGGACTTGCTCAGTCCAAAACATACTTTGAACTACCTGAGTTCTCTCTCAAGAACTACTTAAACCTTGATCAATATAAAGCACATAAGAATAAGTTCTACCTATCTTTAAATACAGAACAGACCTTTAAAGAGCTAAGCCCCGGAGAGCGAGATGAGCCTCTTTTGGCGATTGGTCCAGAGAGAGGATGGACAAGAGCTGAAGAGGAAAAACTTAAAGAGGCAGGATTCTCTCCAATAAAGATAAGCCACTCAACGTTAAGAGTTGAACACGCTATTTATACAAGTGTTGGGCAACTTGAAATGTTTAGAGTTTAATACTTATAAACATAAGAGCTGATTAATTCAAAGAATGTTTTAAACTGAATTGGTTTTGACATGAACTCTACATCTTCAAGATCAACCCTTCCTTTGAGCTCATCCGTTAAGAAACCTGTCAGCATCAAGATTGGCGTCTTCATATTTAAATTCTTTCGAGTTCGAATTCCAGATATTAAAGCTGCACCAGTCATAAAAGGCATTTTATGATCTGTAACAATAAAGGAATATTCACTTTCCTGGCATAGAATAAAAGCATCTAGACCATTAGAGGCCCTATCAACTTCACACATATATTTATCAGTTATCAATTCCTCAAGAATATCAAGGATTTCCACTTCATCGTCTACGATTAGTATTTTCATAGCTAAATATTAGCTTAACTTTGGGAATTTTATAAGCCTATGGCCATTAAATTGTTATAATAGTAGAAAGAAAGGACTGAATAAGATTTGGAGATATTATAATGATTAGAAAGATAGAAAACCTCTTCGATGAACAAGTGAGACCTGCTCTGGCAGCTCATGGTGGTAATGTTGAGGTTATCGATATAGATAATGGAAAACTCTTTGTTAAGCTAAGTGGAGGATGCCAGGGATGTTCTAGCTCAAGCGCCACTCTCAAAGATGGTATTGAAAGAATGGTTAAACAAAATTTCCCTGAAATTGAAGAAGTTGTAGATCTTACTGATCACGCATCAGGTGACTCACCTTACTTCTCATAATTGCTTCATCATTCGAAGCCCAGCTTCTCGCTCATCAATAACCTTAAAGCCTTCATTTAAATAAATATTGAAGGCTTTTTTATTTTTTGGATCAACAACTAACCACAATTCACTCTTACTTAACTCTTCTCTAACAAATCTATAAGCGTCATCTAATATTTTTGAAGAGAGACCCTTACCTCTATATTTTTCATCAATAATAAAGAAGCAGAGATAGACAATTCCAGGCTTCTCTCTAAAGCTCTTAATTGCTAGGTGTGAAATAAACCCATCTTTATTTTCCCACAAGAGCGAGAAATTTTCGGACTCAGTTTTCTCAATCCAATCATGCCAGTCTTTCATATCAACTGGATACTTCGCACTTGGAAAGGCGAGTTTTAAATCATGTTTATTTTTATAGAGAGTTGCAATGGCATTTTGATTGAAAGATTTAGAGATTTTTAAATCCAAACCTATCTTCCCATTATCACTTGTGATCTAACTGCTTCAATTCTTTCGAAGTCTAAATCTTGAATAAAGATCCCTTCACCTTCCTTAGCATCAACTAAAACCTCTCCCCACGGATCTACTATTAGTGAGTGACCGTAAGTTGAGATGACTTCATTATTAAGTCCCCACTGGGCAGAAGCAATAACATAGCACTGATTCTCAATTGCACGCGCCCTCAAGAGAGTGTGCCAATGAGCTTTTCCAGTTGGTACAGTAAAAGCAGAAGAATAAGTTAGGATTTTAGCTCCACGCATTCTGTAATCTAGGGCCATCTCACTATAGCGAAGATCAAAACACACACCTAATCCAATTAGAGTATCTTTGAAATTTAGTAATTTCGATTCATTTCCAGGAGTGTAAATATCTCCCTCATCAATCTTCTTCACTGCCCCATCTCTTTTAAAGTTACATGAGAAGAGATGATTTTTATCGTAGAACCCTAAGTCTTCACCATCGGCAGAAAAGTTATAACATCTATTCATAACTTTTCCATCTATCATAGAGGCAGCAGTTCCACCGATAAGGGCCACGGAATACTTCTTGGCAAGATTCTTTATATTATTGTAGTGCTCATTTCCAGGAGCAACGAGATAAGGAGTTGGCTCTTTTCCATTAGACATAGAATAGAAGCACTCTGGAAGAAATACTGCTTCGACATCAGAATTCTCTACCTCTTTTAAAAGAGTTTCAATCTTTTGAAGATTGACCTGGTAGTCCAAGACTGATGTCATTTGTAAAACAGCAACTTTCATTATGATCTAGAGATCCTTTTTCCAATCGCAAAGTAATCAAACCCTGACTCAAGAACCTTCTCTGTCTTATAAAGGTTTCTACTGTCAAAGATGACTGCTTTATTTAGTCTTGTTTTAATTTCTTCGAAATCTGGACTCGTAAACTCTCTCCATTCAGTCATAGTCACAAGACCATCAGAATTTGTAAGAGCATCGTATTTATTATCAAATCTCTTTGTTCCCTCTGACATTCCCTCTAAAGAGCTCATCAATTTTTCAAAATTATCTGATGCCTCTGGATCGTAGTAATTTACTTTTGCTCCAGCTGCAACGAGTTCTTTGGCCATAGTAATCGCACTAGTCTCTCTAATGTCATCCGTATTGGCCTTAAAAGCAACTCCCCAAAAAGTAAATGTCTTCCCTTTCACATCTCCATAGTAAGACATGATCTTTTCAAACATTCTCTTTTTCTGCTCTTCATTCACTTCTTCAGTTGCTTCAACAACTTTTAAAGTCATCCCATTCTCTTTAGCTGTATACATGAGCGCCTTAACGTCTTTTGGAAAACAACTTCCCCCATAACCTGGACCAGGATAAAGAAAGTGACTTCCAATTCTTCTATCACTTCCAATTCCCTCTCTCACCTCATTAATATCTGCACCTGCAAGATCACAGAGTTTTGCAATTTCATTAATAAAAGAGATTTTTGTGGCCAAGAAACAATTGGCTGCATACTTCGTCATCTCTGCAGAGAGATTAGACATCATATAGATAGGATTCCCCTGACGAACTAGTGGAGCATAGAGTTCACTCATTGCATCAGCAGCAAATTGATCAGAGTGTCCAATAACAACTCTATCAGGTCTCATAAAGTCATCAACCGCAGTCCCTTCTTTTAAAAATTCTGGGTTATTTACGATGTGAAACTTTTTATCTGTATTTTTTGAAACAAGGTCTCTAATCATTTCACAAGTCCCTACAGGAACAGTTGATTTGATTACAATGATTGCACCGTCACTCATTTCCTTAGCAACACAAAGTGCCGCATCTTTTAAGTAATTAAGATTGGCTGAACCATCATCACTTGATGGAGTTCCAACAGCTAAAAAGATAGACTTTGCCGTCTTTACAGAGTCGTAGCTCGTTGAAAACTTTAATCTATTCGATTTAATATTTCTTTGTAGTAATTCTTCTAGACCTGGCTCATAGATTGGAGACTTACCATCTTCCAAAATTTGAATTTTCTTCGGGTCAATATCAATACATGTTACATCGTGACCGATTTCGGCAAAACATGTTCCACTAACTAAACCTACATATCCAGTACCAATGACTGAAACTTTCATAATTCCATTCCTTATTAAAATTCAAAGCCCTTTACAATAGCACTAAATTCATTAAATATAGAGGGAAAAGACAAATTCTTTGCACCGCAAGACTCAGGTACATAATGATAAAGACATTGGCAAAATTTCTCGTCGCAGCACTACTCATTGGTTGGTTAATAAGTAGTGGAAAACTAGACTTTTCTCTCGTGAAGCGACTTATCAGTGAGTCTAACAACTGGATTTATGCCATTATTTTCATGGTTATTCAGATCAATCTTGCAAGTTTTAGATGGAGGGCCCTACTAAAGACTAAGTCTAAAGAAAAACTCCCTCCCCTAAAATTAATGTCACTAAACTGGATTGGACAATTCTTTAATACTTTCCTACCAGGAGCAGTAACAGGAGATCTCATCAAGCTTCTCTATGCGAGAGATTTAGATAAGTCTCTACCTAAGACATTTTTAATCATGACTGCTTTTATTGATAGAATTCTGGGCCTTGTTGGTTTGATTTTTCTGACAGGGATTTTCACAATTCTAAACTACGAAGAAATGATTACTATTTCTCCTAAAATGAAAGCACTTCTTCCATTTAATGGATTACTCTTTTTAGGAAGTTTGGTCTTCTTAGCTTCTCTCTTTCTACCGCAAAGACTGCAAGAGATGATTCTTAAAATCTCTCAGAAGATTCCATTACTAGGAAGTAAAATAGCGACAACTTTTGAACAAGTTTGGTCAATCGGAAAAAGTAAGAGTACCGTACTTTTTGGAGTGGCCATCAGTTGTGTACTTCAATTTGGAAATATTTTCTGCTTCTGGCTAGTAACGGAGCCTTTTATCGATATCAAAGTACCAGTTGGTCAACTCTTTACTTTTATTCCAATTGGTATGATTTCGACTGCAATCCCAATCTCTCCAGCAGGACTTGGAGTGGGACATGTTATTTTTGAAAAACTATTTAAGC
Proteins encoded in this window:
- a CDS encoding ABC transporter ATP-binding protein, which translates into the protein MKDLVKNKLFPYIIPYKTKVFGAFILSFLIAGLGGAQVRLVKPIFDTGLKGYSSVEDVMFLAGLLVAVGLMHFPSRFFHFYWLRYVSDRATLKVREEIFQKLQKLPVSYFAKKKQGELISSILNDTQVFSYGFKAALDVIRESLKAVVYLGMAFWSDWQLTLVIFVIAPFLAVIFSKSGKKVRANQGSVQEEQAQLTHNIAEGIHAQKITKAFNLQEFVNSRFKKAQERFFSAQMRTTFIEEFAHPLVEIVGTFAFAGLIVFAHYRLKNGTTIGDFISFATALALFMDPLRKFSQANVKLSQAKAASDRIFELLETPDEPDSGEVAINSFSEKIIVNDLTFSYGEGDVIKNLNLEINKGEKIALVGLSGSGKSTLINLLLGLYPIARGGISIDGIDLNDIKLKSLRDLFGLVSQDIFLFNDTIKENLLVGSDFTQEQVNKALEVAYANEFVEKLPELTETVVGDRGARLSGGQQQRITIARAFLQDAEILLFDEATSALDNESEKLVQKALDSIGGNKTVVAVAHRLSTIQNFDRIYVLHEGHLVEHGSHEQLISKGGEYAKLYDLSQS
- the recO gene encoding DNA repair protein RecO translates to MMTKVEGIILSKTPYKDRHLVCRVLLRSGEKISAIFYGGQGGGNKKKSSFLELGHLVKVELTRAKPGVSIFSVKEWSPSWHHKSIRENHKAFYLLCAFLEISDKLVVDADLHEGHYQDLVDKDSMFKVLSNAIFYLEKNTLERDQFSADLFHFVSKTLIEQGVFPERNNCVLSGVSLHELSQLTLIDEHGGFADTTCLNQDMRDGRFSAEEGKIMWNFLCQVALKKYSELQETKEIPLSYSNRLLDYLCFQVQMSRNDFKTLSLLF
- a CDS encoding DEAD/DEAH box helicase; this translates as MDRSINILPIISIKSSFTLMLAPPGWGKTTLVLDLYEKFNGRIIFVSPLRALAEEFVNRATHLRNVLSLSDREGLEEKLKKFSTKKKGLLVCTAERLGSDLIERFSKEKTLFIFDEFHLFYYWGQSFRPLLWERAMEVSNNQGSILGLTATMDEEILKSWSEDFSLGVEERFLINLGNQRLFNHPSVITNYNLAGKMVFQRNFINILKKQEKGTILYFCRFRTEVDMWLEFCFRHKISAIGCVGGEVESFLNNLESNPRPRCIFSTSALSHGVNLPIISKVFLSYEIENKDFWIQMVGRGGRDGSCYHVYEMEKKDWRDIRYLYQTLILLIRDFIRFRFLL
- a CDS encoding RsmE family RNA methyltransferase produces the protein MNSICFFKEELINQDSISFSDEKRLGHLHTHLDSKEGDLITITIIGQGIYKAEIIKLNNLTCEIKVKEQLKSLSQWFHLLVGLSRPQTIKKVLEHSTTLGAKSIHLFKALLSEKSYSQSSIYRDENYKSYLIDGLAQSKTYFELPEFSLKNYLNLDQYKAHKNKFYLSLNTEQTFKELSPGERDEPLLAIGPERGWTRAEEEKLKEAGFSPIKISHSTLRVEHAIYTSVGQLEMFRV
- a CDS encoding response regulator, with translation MKILIVDDEVEILDILEELITDKYMCEVDRASNGLDAFILCQESEYSFIVTDHKMPFMTGAALISGIRTRKNLNMKTPILMLTGFLTDELKGRVDLEDVEFMSKPIQFKTFFELISSYVYKY
- a CDS encoding NifU family protein: MIRKIENLFDEQVRPALAAHGGNVEVIDIDNGKLFVKLSGGCQGCSSSSATLKDGIERMVKQNFPEIEEVVDLTDHASGDSPYFS
- a CDS encoding GNAT family N-acetyltransferase, whose protein sequence is MDLKISKSFNQNAIATLYKNKHDLKLAFPSAKYPVDMKDWHDWIEKTESENFSLLWENKDGFISHLAIKSFREKPGIVYLCFFIIDEKYRGKGLSSKILDDAYRFVREELSKSELWLVVDPKNKKAFNIYLNEGFKVIDEREAGLRMMKQL
- a CDS encoding nitrilase-related carbon-nitrogen hydrolase codes for the protein MKVAVLQMTSVLDYQVNLQKIETLLKEVENSDVEAVFLPECFYSMSNGKEPTPYLVAPGNEHYNNIKNLAKKYSVALIGGTAASMIDGKVMNRCYNFSADGEDLGFYDKNHLFSCNFKRDGAVKKIDEGDIYTPGNESKLLNFKDTLIGLGVCFDLRYSEMALDYRMRGAKILTYSSAFTVPTGKAHWHTLLRARAIENQCYVIASAQWGLNNEVISTYGHSLIVDPWGEVLVDAKEGEGIFIQDLDFERIEAVRSQVIMGR